The Halomonas sp. KG2 genome segment AAGCACACTGCGACGGTAAAGGCGCCCGCTATACCCGAGCGAATCCACCGATAGCACTGCTCGGCGCGCAACCTTTTGCAGATCGCGCCGCAGCCAGCCGCGCTGAATATGCGCTGAAGCGCCAAACGCCAAGCCGAAAACGTCAATGGGCCACTCAGTGGCCGATTAGCGATTTTTCCGGCTCGGCGTTGGATAGGTAACTGTCGCTGATGATCGAATGGCCGGTCTACCGAACCACCGTCACGGTACACGCTGCCTGGCGTACAACATTGAGGGCGGTGGAGCCCATAAAGTGGTCGGGAAAGCCGGGGCGATTCGAGGAAATAATGATGCAATCGACGCCGTTGCGTTTGGCAAACTTGACCACCTGATGAGCGGCATTGCCTTCCACAATATGAATCTCGTAGTGCTCGTCGCCAATTTTCTTACGAATACCGTCCTTAATGCGCTGCGCGGTGGTTTCGCGGTAATCACTGGGCAGTGATGGTGCGATATAAGGGGGAATACGCTCCATTACCGAAATGATCTGTATGCTGCTGTCGTTGTCTGCCAGCTTACGTGCCACTTCGATTTTTTGCAGGATATTGGAGTTATTGTCTGCCGCCGTTGTGATTAGAATATTCTTATACATGCGAGGTGCCCTCAGGTTGATAGGCAGTGGTGCGAGGCGACAACTCGGCCGCCCCTGGCCACGTGTTCGTCTGATAGGTGGCGATCTACTTCGCTAGCTCGGCTTGCGGCAGACGTTCGGTGGGTGGCTGGTTATAGGTGTTGACGTCGTTACGCTCGCCTTCACGCCAAATGCAGATATTGAACAGGCCGTACACAATGGCAATCACGGGAGTGATAATGGCGAGGAATGTCCAGCCCATGTAATCCCACGCGGAGACGTCCAGCACGCCCATGTAGTAAGCACCGCCCAGCCCCCAAGGAACTAACGGCGAAGTAACCGTGGCCGAGTCCTCACAGGTGCGCGAACATACCGATGGCAGAATGTTGAGTTTGCGGTAGGCGGGTACGAACATGCGCCCCGGAATAATAATGGCAATATACTGGCTGGCCGAGAACAGGTTGGTGGCTAATGACGAGAGCACATGGGTAACGATTAGCCCGCGTGAATTACTGACCAGTTTGCCCATCTTTTCTAATAACACTTCGAGCATACGGGTCTTCTCCAGCAGGCCGCCCAGGCTAAGCCCGATAAAGCCCAGCGAGATGGTCCACATCATGCCTTGCAAACCGCCACGGCTAAGTAAGCTATCAACGGCTTCAACACCAGTTTCCGAGACATAGCCGTAGTTCATGTAATTCATCATGCTGCCCAGCCCGACACCTTGAGTGGCGACGGCAAGTCCCGCCCCTAATAGGCTGCCAATGACCATGACTGCCAGGGCATTGATGCGCCGATAGGCCAAAACAACCACCACTAATGGGGGCAGGAAGGCGAGCAGACCCACTGAGAAATTATCGCTAATGCCTGACAGCAGTTCGGCAGTGCGGGAAATATCAGCCCCTTCGCCGTCAAACTGCATGCCGATAAAGAAGAACAGAATAATGGTAATGATCAGTGCCGGGCCGGTGGTATAGAACATCGAACGGATATGGTCGAACAAGTTGGCCTCGGCAACCCCGGCAGCGAGGTTGGTGGAGTCTGATACTGGTGAAATCTTGTCACCGAAGATAGCACCGGAAATAACCGCGCCCGCGGTCATCGCCGGAGAAATATCCAGACCGCTGCCGATGCCGATAAAGGCTACGCCGAAGGTGGCAGCGGTGGTCCATGAGCTGCCGGTGACCAGTGATGCAACGGCACACACGATGACGGCCGTGACCAGGAAATAGGAGGGGTTGATCAGTTGAAGGCCATAATAGATCAGCGAGGGAATCGTGCCGGAGGCAATCCAGCTGGCGACTAACACACCGACCATCATTAAGATCAGCATCGGCAGCATGGCAATTTCGCAGCCATATAGAATGCCTTTCTGAACATCCTGCCAGCTGAAGCCGGAATACAGCGCGATGATGGCGCAGACTACAATGGCAAAGATCAGCGAGATATGGGTGACCCAGTCTTCACCCAGTAAAAAGATCTGTGCAAACATCATGAAGCATAAGAAGCCGATGCCAATGATGGCGCCCCAAAACGAGGGTCGTTTGTTTTCGTCGTTGGTTGTTGTTGACGTTGTCGTCGACATTATTGTTCTCCTTATAAGGAGTTAGTGTTATTTGCCGCTTGGTTAAACGGCATCTAGTTGTTTTAGCGTTCTAAAATGATGGCGATGCCTTGCCCACCGCCGATGCAGGCCGCCGCGCAGCCATAGCGTTGCTGGCGGGAGTGAAGAAGTCGGCTAAGCGTGCCAGCGAGGCGGATACCGGTCGCGCCTAACGGGTGCCCCAGCGCCATGGCGCCACCCCAGATATTGACGCTTTCAGGGTCAATCGAAAGCTCTCCCATGGCATGCAGCGGCACCGCGGCGAAGGCTTCGTTGATTTCCCATACGCCGATATCCTGCGGTGCCAGTTGGGCCTGCTTCAGCGCGCGACGAATGGCGGCGGCGGCACCGGCGCCCATCTCCTCTGGCTTGACGCCGCAGTCGGCGATGGCTACAACGCGTGCTAAGGGACTAATGCCGTGCTGGCGCAGGGCAGATTCAGACATCAGTAGCGTGGCAGCGGCACCAGAGGTCAGCGGCGAACTGTTACCGGCGGTCACTACGCCGCCTTGCATAAACACCGGGTCCAGCCCCGCCAGGCGCTCAGCGCTGGTATCCGCGCGGATGTTGCTGTCCGCGCGGACCGGTTCGCCTGCCGCGTTGTTGAGGGTTAAGCGCTCAGCGTCAAAGTGACCTGCTGCGTTGGCCTTGGCGGCACGCTTGTGGGAACTGAGGGCGAGTGCGTCCATCGCCTCCCGCGAAATACCGGCAGCCTTGGCCAGTCGTTCGGCGGTCAGCCCCATGTTGAGCACCACGTCGAGTGCCAGCCAGTCGGCTGTTTGCAGCGTTTGAGGGCTGGTCAGCACGCCTTCCTTAAACAGTGCCGGGCCCATGGGCACACGGGTCATGTTTTCCACGCCGCCGGCCATGCCAACCTCAACCGCGCCCGCCTGAATTTCCCGTGCGGTGCTGCGCAGCGCGGCAAGTCCTGAGCCACATTGCTGATCAATTTGACGGGTTGCGCAGCCCTGGCCATGTGCTCCCAGCCGCTCGGCAAGCCACAGCGGGTAACGCCCACCAAAGCTCCACTGCTCTTTCACTGGCAAGGCGCAGCCTATGCTTAGGTCTTCCACCACCGCGCCGTCAACGCCGCTACGTGCTAATAAGCCATCGAGCACGCTGGCCAGCAGGGCATCGCTGCGGGTATCGGCCCAGGCATCGACCTCAGGTTTGCGGGGATGCGCGCGGCTGAAGGCGCTACGTGCATAGTCGGCTAGATACACGTCTCTCATGAGGGAGTCTCCTGGTTGTCTGCCATGCGCGCCCAACGATGGATGAATAGGGCGTAGGTGGTTAGCACGTGGCGGATTGAGTCGATGTTGACGCACTCGTCTACGCCGTGAATGCGCTGAGCAACCGGGCCGTAGCAGGTGCCATTGATCTCACCGGAAACGTGAAAGGCCCTCAGGTCAGTGGTGCAGGTGGACAGATAGTGGGCAGGGGGTTCGCCGAGCAGTGCTTCGTGGCACTCCGAGAGGAGCCGGATACCTGGGGTGTCGAGATCGACCACATGTCCTTCGGAACGAAAGCCATGGAAGCTGACCTTGGGTGGCGGTGTGGCGTCGTCAAGCTCGGCGTGGCGGGTCATCAGGGTGTCGCGGACCCGCTGCATGGCCTCCTCTGGTGATATGCCGGGCGGGAAGCCAACACGCCCTTCCAGAATGGCGTGGGCTGGCACGCTGGAAGCCCAGTTGCCCGCATCTACGCGGCCAACGCTCAGGTTGAACGGATGAGGGTGGTCAACGTACAGCGCAGGCCGGGGTAAGTCGTTCATTTCGGCTTCCAGCGCTTTCAGCGCGGGCAGATAGTCCTGCAGGGCTTCAATCGCATTGCGCCCGGCGCTGGGGTCGAGCACATGGGCGGGCACGCCATCCAGGCGCATTCGAAACCAAAGTACCCCCACTTGGCCAGCGTAGATCTGAGCGCCGAAGGGTTCTGGTATCAGTACGAAATCGCCGCTAAAACCTTGGTGCAGGCAGGCCAGCGCGCCGTTGCCGGTGCACTCCTCTTCAATCACGGTTTGCAGGGTGAGCGGGAAGTTGATCTCTACACCCGCCTGGCGCACCGCCTCAACCGCCATCACCATGGCGGCAATCCCCGCCTTCATATCACCCGCGCCACGGCCATACAGCCAGCCATCTTTTTGCCACGGCTCCCAGGGTGGGCGGGTCCACATATCGATGGGTTCGGCAGGTACCACATCGAGATGGCCGTTGAACACTAAATGTGGCCCTGGCGCGCCGGGGTTAAGGTCTGAAATAACATTGTAACGGCCAGTGCTGGGCCATTCGGTGGGAGCACGATGGGGGTGCTCCTCAAAGCCGGGTGCATCCAGGGGTACACGGGTCACTGGCAGGCCCAGGCGTTCCAGGTGGCGCTCCATGGTGTCCAGCGCACCCTGTTCCTGGCCAAGGACGCTATAGCCCCGCACCAGGTCACTGGTTAGTTCCAGGGTGTCATCCATCAAGGCATTGCAGCAGGCAATGATGCGTTGTTCGGTGGCGTCGAGCATCAGAATCTCCCTAAACGTGATTCATCAATCAGCAGAGGGGCGTCGGTAGCTTCGCGCAGCGCTTCAACGCTCAGCCCTTCGGCGATTTCTACTACCTCAAGTCCTTCCGGAGTCACATCCATCACGGCTTTCTCGGTGATAATGCGGGAAATACAGCGACTGGCGGTCAGCGGTAACTGGCAGCGGGTGAGGATCTTGGGGTTGCCGTGCTTATCGTTGTGGGAGCACAGCACCACCAGTCGGGCGACTTTCTGGGCCAGCTCCATAGCACCGCCAATGCCCGGCGAGAATTTGCCGGGGATCTTCCAGTTGGCCAGGTTGCCTTCCTGATCCACCTCGAAGGCACCCATAAAGGT includes the following:
- a CDS encoding GIY-YIG nuclease family protein; amino-acid sequence: MSSINTDTQWFLYLLECKRGTYVGITNNLAKRYQAHCDGKGARYTRANPPIALLGAQPFADRAAASRAEYALKRQTPSRKRQWATQWPISDFSGSALDR
- a CDS encoding universal stress protein, which encodes MYKNILITTAADNNSNILQKIEVARKLADNDSSIQIISVMERIPPYIAPSLPSDYRETTAQRIKDGIRKKIGDEHYEIHIVEGNAAHQVVKFAKRNGVDCIIISSNRPGFPDHFMGSTALNVVRQAACTVTVVR
- the nhaC gene encoding Na+/H+ antiporter NhaC yields the protein MSTTTSTTTNDENKRPSFWGAIIGIGFLCFMMFAQIFLLGEDWVTHISLIFAIVVCAIIALYSGFSWQDVQKGILYGCEIAMLPMLILMMVGVLVASWIASGTIPSLIYYGLQLINPSYFLVTAVIVCAVASLVTGSSWTTAATFGVAFIGIGSGLDISPAMTAGAVISGAIFGDKISPVSDSTNLAAGVAEANLFDHIRSMFYTTGPALIITIILFFFIGMQFDGEGADISRTAELLSGISDNFSVGLLAFLPPLVVVVLAYRRINALAVMVIGSLLGAGLAVATQGVGLGSMMNYMNYGYVSETGVEAVDSLLSRGGLQGMMWTISLGFIGLSLGGLLEKTRMLEVLLEKMGKLVSNSRGLIVTHVLSSLATNLFSASQYIAIIIPGRMFVPAYRKLNILPSVCSRTCEDSATVTSPLVPWGLGGAYYMGVLDVSAWDYMGWTFLAIITPVIAIVYGLFNICIWREGERNDVNTYNQPPTERLPQAELAK
- a CDS encoding acetyl-CoA C-acyltransferase; amino-acid sequence: MRDVYLADYARSAFSRAHPRKPEVDAWADTRSDALLASVLDGLLARSGVDGAVVEDLSIGCALPVKEQWSFGGRYPLWLAERLGAHGQGCATRQIDQQCGSGLAALRSTAREIQAGAVEVGMAGGVENMTRVPMGPALFKEGVLTSPQTLQTADWLALDVVLNMGLTAERLAKAAGISREAMDALALSSHKRAAKANAAGHFDAERLTLNNAAGEPVRADSNIRADTSAERLAGLDPVFMQGGVVTAGNSSPLTSGAAATLLMSESALRQHGISPLARVVAIADCGVKPEEMGAGAAAAIRRALKQAQLAPQDIGVWEINEAFAAVPLHAMGELSIDPESVNIWGGAMALGHPLGATGIRLAGTLSRLLHSRQQRYGCAAACIGGGQGIAIILER
- a CDS encoding ArgE/DapE family deacylase, giving the protein MLDATEQRIIACCNALMDDTLELTSDLVRGYSVLGQEQGALDTMERHLERLGLPVTRVPLDAPGFEEHPHRAPTEWPSTGRYNVISDLNPGAPGPHLVFNGHLDVVPAEPIDMWTRPPWEPWQKDGWLYGRGAGDMKAGIAAMVMAVEAVRQAGVEINFPLTLQTVIEEECTGNGALACLHQGFSGDFVLIPEPFGAQIYAGQVGVLWFRMRLDGVPAHVLDPSAGRNAIEALQDYLPALKALEAEMNDLPRPALYVDHPHPFNLSVGRVDAGNWASSVPAHAILEGRVGFPPGISPEEAMQRVRDTLMTRHAELDDATPPPKVSFHGFRSEGHVVDLDTPGIRLLSECHEALLGEPPAHYLSTCTTDLRAFHVSGEINGTCYGPVAQRIHGVDECVNIDSIRHVLTTYALFIHRWARMADNQETPS
- a CDS encoding 3-oxoacid CoA-transferase subunit B, translating into MPPASKEFAPMLSDQQRMLARAAREVIDGQIVNLGIGLPTRLFHYLPDDMNVLVHSENGVLGCRPRQEGEALDIDMIDSGGAYITTRAGASVFDSATSFAMIRRSRVDVTFMGAFEVDQEGNLANWKIPGKFSPGIGGAMELAQKVARLVVLCSHNDKHGNPKILTRCQLPLTASRCISRIITEKAVMDVTPEGLEVVEIAEGLSVEALREATDAPLLIDESRLGRF